The Mauremys reevesii isolate NIE-2019 linkage group 7, ASM1616193v1, whole genome shotgun sequence genome includes the window CTCATGGATCTTGTTAGATCTTTGTCTGCTATATTGAAAAGTCATCTATGAAATTTTCATTCCCCATGTCAGTACTTCTAGACCAggcgtaggcaacctatggcactggtgccaaaggtggcacgcaagctgattttcagtgacactcaccctgcctgggtcctggccaccagtccggggagctctgcattttaatttaattttaaatgaagcttcttaaacattttaaaaaccttattcactttacatacaacaatagtttagttatatattatagacttttagaaagagtccttctaaaactgttaaaatgcattactggcacacgaaaccttaaattagagtgaataaatgaagattcggcacaccacttctgaaaggttgccgacccctgttctagactgatcaagtcacctcctAACCACTTTGTTAAGCTGAAAACATTGAGCTCTGTGAGTCTGTCACTACAAGGCAggctttctaatcctttaatcattcttgtggttcttctccAAACCCTCTCCAGCTTATTCATATGcttgaattgtggataccagaactggacacagtattccagcagtggctgCACCAATGCCAGCTACAGAGGGAATAAAGCCTCTTTTCTGACATGATTCCCCTGTTCATACAGCCAAGGATCACATTATCCCTTTTGGCTAAAGCACTACACTAGGAGCTCCTAGTCAGCTGATTATCTCTCTGTCTTTCTGAGTCACTATTTCCTAGCATAGGCTGAAATTCAATTCCTCCCCCACACTTCTGTGAGTCCAGGCCCCATGGGGCCAGTTCTTGTTGAGCAGAGCCTAGCTGGAGCCAAGGGGGGTTCAAAGCAGCAGGAGATTAAATTAGAACTGGATGCTGGAATGAACAGAGTCAAGACGGGGAGAAATACTGTCATAGCTCATCCCATAAACAGGAGCTAGTCTGGGGGATTGCACCAGAGGGGCAGTCTGGGGAGCTGCCATGGCATAAGGCAAGCCGAGAGGGAAGGGTTGCATGCAGCTGGAGCTTAGTGGAGAGGAAGATGGGGATTGTAGCAATGGGGGAGTTGGGGTGGGTCTCTTCTCTCCCAGGTACCACTGGGGAGCTACCATAGTAAGAAGAGGCAAACAGTTTTCTCTTGGATTCATGTTATTGTCCCAAATGCACATTGTTTGACTTGGCCAGTGCTGATGGAGGCAgcagctgcaccttgtcctgCCTTATTTGTTGTACTTCTTCTGGTTGCCAACTGGATCAGCTATGATGACTACGCCCCAGCAGACGAGACCtggaggggagaaaggaaggagacaTCGGAGGTGGCTGTATAGGACTGACGCTCTCCTCAAAGGCATGACCCCCAGGAACTTAAAGGGGGTGGGCAACATGTAGGTTATAGTTTCCCTAGAGATGGGGACTTGCTAGATCATGAGCCAATATGCTCCTTAAAGCCAGCATAGAAGTAGGAGTAGTGGGAGCCATGGAAGTTATCCTAACCCCTCTATGACCTATAATCTGCCTTGCCCTGACCTCAGTGACCCCTCCCTCCAGTTCCAGAGAGATGGGGCAGTGCCACTGACTCTTCCCTACCCCAGAGGCTGGACTGCCTCTAATGGGGGTGATTTGTATGGCTAGTCCCATGTAGCTGGTGTGGCCCTTGAACCCTGGCCTTAGGGTGACCTataacccctgcccccccaggtcAATGACCTCCAATAAGACTTGTGACTCCAGCTCTCACTGACGTGTGGGACGGTTCCCATGGAGATGGGGTCACGCTCTGCCCACCCCTGACCCGCACTCACCGACTGCGAAGGAAAGCTGGAAGATGTTCCATGCGGAAGGGTAGTTGCCCCGGCTCATGATCCTGCGCGGGCCTAGATAGACCCAGTACCCGGCCCCGATCAGCGCCGAGCCGGACAGGACgcggcagctccagcagctgccgaACAGCGGCTTGGGGGGAGGCGCGGCCTCCTTGCCCTGCTCCACGGCCTTAGACATGGCGGCGGGGATGGAAGTAGCCGATTCCGAAGATGGCGGCGCCTACTGGGGAACCGGAAAGTCCGTCGGGTAGCGAGGAAACCAGCAGTAGAGACTTTTGTAACAAAGCGGAACCTGACCACCGGAAGTACTGACCCGTCCTATTGGGGTTCTAGGGAGCGGAAGACCGGAACAGGAAACACTGTGAGGGTGCGGTGTCACAGCGTCTAGTGTCCGTCTGTCAGTGTCGCCTACTCGCGGATAGTTCCGTGCTCTGAAGAACCTGCCCTTCCCAAGACCCCCTCCATCCCTGACGGCATCTGTCTAAGGCCCCTCTTGGGCATACCCTGATGGAAACAGTCTCCCCTCCTGGGACAGCTCCATTGCCCCCAGAGGAACTGGAACCCAGACTGCACCGCAGGGAAGATGAGGAAAGTTGAAGAGAGCCCTACAGCTCCAGGTCCCCATGACAAGCTCTTTGTGGGGCTGAGGTAGAACCATTACATGTCCCCAGCTACACAAACATCTGGGACCAGGAGCGTTGGCTGTGAGGGTAGCTCCTGGCTACTCTAgttccagcctctcccagcagagtgagctggagggagggagttCTCAGATACTCCAGGTCTGGCTTCTCCCAGCATGGGGTAGCGTAAGAAGCAGGACAGGAATACTGACTGTGAGAGGAGTTCTCAGGTACTCCAGACCCAGACTCCCCCAGCAGGGGTGCTGTAGGGAACACAGCATGAGCATAAGCTTGGGTTGGAAAATTTGGAATTCTCAGGAGCTGTTGCAAGGTTTTGTTTTGCCCTTAATAGTGTACATTATTGATACAAGTCTCACCCTTTACTGGGATTATCCTATAAATAATCAAACATGGTTCCTTCAGTATAGTCTGAATTGATACCAGAGCAAGGGGCACAGGCCAGGGCACAAAGCAACAGGAGGCTTAAGTAGTTTTTTATTTATATCAAAAACTTTATTAACTGTATTAACTATTATTCAACATTATCATTATTCCTTTGCACTGCAGTAGCACCAACTCTGCTCCATTCTGGTTCTTATACAGCCCTATTCCCTGGGGCATCTGGCTTCTTTGTGAATGATGCATTAAGTGATATGACTAACATTTGCCACAGCTGGTTCTTTCTACAAGGAGGAGCAAAGATTTTTGTTACTGCTATCATTATGGCTGGGGTTTTTTTAGAGATGATATATTCTATGTGCGGGTGTTCACAAAGGCAGGTTGGAGATGTGGCCCAGACCGTTGGAGTGGAAGATGGGGAAATTTGGGTTGATTCTTAGTTCCAGGGGGAGTTTATTACAACCTGGGATCAGCCCCCTGGGAAGCACTGTCTCTTGTACAGACAAACTGATGCCAGAGTTCTGTTGTGCCTGAGGAGCAGAGTGCTCTGCTCTACTGGTCCTGAAGCTTTAGGCAACTTGGGCTCAGCCATGGAGCACACTGAAGATAAGAACCAAGGCTTTGAGTTTAACTTAGGGGAAGAGGCAGGTGTGCTACACTCATGATAGCCTGTGCTGCTGAGAATATGAACTGCAGCATTCTCTACATCTAGAAGCTCCCATCAGGGATCTATGGGGAAGAGCTGGCCCCTACCCCAAGTGCACAATCCCAGTATACCATGAGAAGTAGGTACACCAAACTGACAGAAGGAAGCATAAAGCTACAATTACTTAATGTTTCTGTTGCTGAAGGCCAGTCAtgccaggatcccattgtgctggggGCTTTAAAGACTTAGAGCAAATAACAGACCCTACACCAAAGATCTTGCAATAGAAAAGCCAAACCCTCACCGGGTAATAAGACACAACAGCAGAGTGGGAAAGGTGGAGGAATAACAATATCAGCCTGTGCAGTTTTTAGCCtgctgggaggggcatctccccCCAGCTGCCTGGATATTATCAAAATTCAGTTCTGTGGGAGGCATGATGATTAGCATAAGAGGCAGCAACCCCATTGCACCAGCTGCTTGAACTAGGACAACAGACAGGTCTTTACAACGTTACTAGGTTAGTTTATTAAAGACCTGAAAATGCTGCTTCTTTACCCCATGCTGTAGTTTTTGCTCTGTCAGATCTGCATGACCCCTATACCCAGTGGGTGTAACCAGGGGCTGGGAATAAGAGACAGAGGCCCCCCGTCAGCATAATGGTCACTGATCATAACAGCAGCTGACAGCCAGGGAGTGTCCATCCCATTCTGGCCTGTGGGAGACCACAGATGGCTTCAGGGATGGAAAATGCAGCCTGCTCCGTCTCAGGACCAGTTGCCTTGGCTCCCATTTGGGAGGGTGATGGTCGGGTGTCACTTGCTCCAGTCCGGTGAAGGCCGCCGGGCCACATTCTCATTTGTTTCAGCTGCCTCTTTGATCGCTGCCATTACCAGCTCATTCTGGTGTCGCCTCTCCGCCCAGCGCAGGGGGTTTGTCTCCGGCAGCTCCTgaggagagaagggagggggacgAGGTGTTTGGTGGTTTCTAGACCTCCCCCATCTCCCTGAAAAGAGAGGGGAGCGGCAATTTCTAGTTCCCTTCTCCCTGACCCAAGACATTTTGGTTTCCAGGCCCCCCTCCTCCGTGACCCGCCCCAGGGGAGGTAGTTTCCAGGTCCCCTCACCTTGGCCATCTCCCGCCTGCGCTGCTCCCGCGGCATTGCCAGCGCCCAGGCCACGACCCCCAGCCCCGTGGTCCCTGCCACCATCAGGCTCCCGAGCACCAGGCGTCGCAGGAGTTCCATTGGGGCGCGGTATGAAACACCCTGAGCCGCCACAGAGTTCGGGGCTCCCGGGGGATGGGGCGGACAGAAGGTAACCagagagagtgggggaggggtcctgtCATACTACCATAGAGTGGCGGTATGAGCCAGGCACCACCATAGAGAGCATGCGCTATGGATAGAGCGCCCCCTTTTGCTACTATAGAGAGACAGCGGAGTGGGGCCAGAAAGTTCGATTTTTGCTACCATGGAAAGGAGGGACTGGTGGGCCAGAGAGTCCTATTGCAACCATAGAGATAAGAGGATTTACATGCCATAGAGAGGGTTGTGTACTGGGCTAGACTATCCGCTCCCCCCACTGCAGAGAGGGTGTGTGGCTGGGCCAGACGGCCCGATCTCCCACCATAGGGCAGGGGGCGTGGGTGGACCAAACCACCCAGCATAAAGGGGGTGGTGTGGGGCTAGGACGGGCCAGATACCTGCTCCCCCATCATAGAAAGGGGTGGAGCTGTTTTGTGGCTAGGTCACTGTGCCTGCTCTGGTCCCCGCTGGGCAGGCACCCAAATCCCCAAACGTGCTGCCCCCCTCAGAGAGCAGTCGGAGGGAAGCATGTTGGCAGGGGGTGACACAAGCTTTCCCTGCCCAGGCAGCCCCGTCTGGAGAGGCACAGAGGAGTATTTGTGCAGGTCTCAGTCTGCCTAGGCTGCTGCTATGCTCAGCACCTACGGAGGCCTTAGTTCCTCTGTAGTTAGTTCCACTgacccctctccctgcctcttcctgtgactGGGCTTCCCCAGGCCAGGCTTCCCTCAGACAACCCCTAAACCTCGTGCATCAGGGCTCCGCTGACTCTGTTCTGCATTAGTCTTGGGCAGTGCACTAGGGAGACACGAATGAGCCAAATGGATTTCATCTGATCAAGCCCAGTGCTGCACCTGGCCAGGGGACCCTCTGTCCTGAAGGCAGCTCTGTTGTGGTCCCTCTCCaccatgtggggggagggggtggggatttgTGCCCTGGTCCTCCCTGGGAAGCATTTGCACCTGCAAGTGGGAGTAGGGGGCACCCAAACTTCTGTCCCCATCCGTCAGTGGGGAAATCATTGGTTCTGAGGCTCCCCATCTTGAGGTCTGTAATGATGGAGAATggtctgggaaggggtgggggtatTTCTCCCACAGCCCATGATGCTGTGAATGTGCCCCATGGTGGCTTCTCTAATCTGTCCAGGGCTCATCACCCTAATCCCATTAAGGCCCTTTAAACTTTGGGAGTCATGTAATCGGGCTGTCTTAGACCTGGGCATGACAGGGAAATGGGGCCACGGGGGGACCTGGAAACTGAACAAAGCTTGAGGTGGGCCTTCCTGATCCCAGGGGCTCTTGGACCCTGTACATTGCTCCATGGCTGACAAATTAATCCAGTCCTGCCCTGACTCAGTTCATGGTGAAAGCCAGCCTGCATCTGCTGATTCactctcttcccccgccccccaatggctggagcagccccagggATCCAGTGGCCTTGCCCTTGGGTGTGCAAGCTTCATGCCAAAGGCTGAGATCTGGGTCCCCCATCTGGTCTTTAAAGAGCTCCCCCACCTCCAGGACAGCCAGTTAGCTGCTTGGGCAGTTCCCATGAGGTCACTAGATGATTAACTGAAGCCCTGATTCCAATCCTCCCATCAGGTAATTATCCATGTCCTGGGACAACTCctgcccagggcagcagctgcccctgccccgatcTGGGCTCCCACCTTAGTCTGTAggtgcaggggatgggaacaTCTCCCTGCAGCAGGCAGTCCTCATAGTAtgggggatggcatggggtgggACCCAGGGCTGAGAGTGAAGTCCAGGGAGATGGGGATCCAAGAGGAGAGCActctccctggggtggggagtaTTGAATGCAGGGGGGATCCAAGGGCTGGGAGTACAGGGGGGCCCAGCAGGGGTGCTCTTGTCAGGTTAGGGGGCACTAACAATGCAAAGGGTCCTAGCAGGGAGCATTGACTTGGGGAATCCATCCCTCAACCCTCtatcccagctccccccccctcaccacaccacaccatagGGGGGTTGTGCCCAGAGGATTAGCTTGGTGTCAGGACAAAGCGATTACGGCGCCTGGAGCATCTGTCAGCTCCTTGCCCTGGGGACTGCTGGGCCCTGTAATCCCCGCACATCCTGCGATGGCCCACGGCAGTGCCTGATGGTGAGTGACCAACCGGGGTGctacggggtgtgtgtgtgtgtgtgtcagcgcAGGCACATACTCCCTCTGTCCCcataatggggcttctcaggGAGGAATGGGATGATAGTCTAGCTGAAAGGGGGAGGTGACCCCTGGCAAGGATTGGGGGTGTCACAGtgaggctctttggggcagggaagtgctcctcccccccccccccggggagggcTGGGAGTCCCTCTGTGTGGGGTCTGTGCAGCTTGGGATCCCCTACAGTGGAAGGACCAGTAGTCCCAGTGTGTGTATATGGGATTCTGTGGTGTGGGgaatcctctccccccccccacaatctGGTGAAGGGCCTGAATTCCTAGTGCAGAGGTGTCTGAACTTTAGGGCTTGGATCTTGGGGAATAGACGTGGGGCTTAACCCTGGCTGGGTGGAGGAAGGAGACGGGGCCATTCCTAGCTCTAATCCCCCGTTTCTACCCCCAGCATCGCCATGGCTGAAAGAACTCTGGATTGTGGTGGTGCTCCATCCCAGGCAGTGCTGACCCCTGGTGaggcctgcacccccacccagctACCTGTGGCAATCCCAGGGCAGAACAGCCTGGCCCGGCCCCGCAGCACTGACCAGGAGATGCAGTGGCTATCAGAAGTGGGAAGGAGCCCCATCCAGACAGAGCCTCCCGCAAAGAACCAGGTGAGACACCCCCTTCCTGGGACATCCCCCCCACTGGGTCCTCTGGGATGAGGCCCCCATGGAGAGCTAGGTGAGCCCCGCAGTACAGAGCCCCCTGcgctgctgcccccacctcttgTGGATCAGATCCAGATCCCCATTCTCATATCAGGGCCTTACTGCCCTGCCTTCCCCCATGCCATTCCAGGTCTCTGGGTAGCTAGGCTCCCGCAGCGCCCAAACCAACCCCCTTATCCGCTGTGCCTAGTTCTTCCTGGAGCCATGTGAGAGGGGCAAAGGCGCCCCTACAGGGCCGTGCGAGGAGTTGTGCAAAGGTCTCCCTGAGGAGCTGTGCGAGGCGATGTGCGATGATCCCCAAAGGGAGCCGTGCAAGGTGGCGTGCGTGGAGCTGTGTGAGGACACTCCTCCCTGGGAGCTGTGCAGGGATCCCCCcatggagccatgtgaagggccATGCAAGGAGATGTGCAAAGATCCTCCCCCCAGGAAGCCATGCGAAGGCCCCCTTGGAAGCCCAGTGCAGGGGAAGGCCCGGCTGCCGTCCATTGTGGTGGAACCCACAGAGGTGGGAGAGGTGGAGAGCGGGGAGCTGCGCTGGCCCCCAGATGacttcctgctgctggagggcgAGGACGAGCTCTTCACTGATGAAGAGGAGCAAGCAGCAGGGCCGGGGCCTGGTGAgtctggagggcagggctggggcctggagagTGAGGGGCAAGGCTGGgagagcctggggggcagggcggggctgggagagTCTGGGGGCCGGGGCCTGGATCAACAGGACCGTGGGATACAGACCAGAACCCTTTGTTTTGGAGGCACCTCAGGATCTGGGCTCCCCAGCCTCCATGGCGAGAGCCccattgggaggggactgtgGCTCCATAAAGCTCTGGGGGGTGGGATGTGCTGCaggagcccctcccccattcagtgTATCTATGAGGCTATTAGGAGGTCAGGGCGTGGGGCTGGACCTGCTCTCCATCTCCATTCAGTGCCTCAGC containing:
- the DMAC1 gene encoding distal membrane-arm assembly complex protein 1; translated protein: MSKAVEQGKEAAPPPKPLFGSCWSCRVLSGSALIGAGYWVYLGPRRIMSRGNYPSAWNIFQLSFAVGLVCWGVVIIADPVGNQKKYNK
- the LOC120409456 gene encoding ubiquinol-cytochrome-c reductase complex assembly factor 3 produces the protein MELLRRLVLGSLMVAGTTGLGVVAWALAMPREQRRREMAKELPETNPLRWAERRHQNELVMAAIKEAAETNENVARRPSPDWSK
- the LOC120409452 gene encoding uncharacterized protein LOC120409452 isoform X2; the encoded protein is MKHPEPPQSSGLPGDGADRSIAMAERTLDCGGAPSQAVLTPGEACTPTQLPVAIPGQNSLARPRSTDQEMQWLSEVGRSPIQTEPPAKNQFFLEPCERGKGAPTGPCEELCKGLPEELCEAMCDDPQREPCKVACVELCEDTPPWELCRDPPMEPCEGPCKEMCKDPPPRKPCEGPLGSPVQGKARLPSIVVEPTEVGEVESGELRWPPDDFLLLEGEDELFTDEEEQAAGPGPGPPALESSLDEVLL
- the LOC120409452 gene encoding uncharacterized protein LOC120409452 isoform X1, yielding MRKVEESPTAPGPHDKLFVGLSIAMAERTLDCGGAPSQAVLTPGEACTPTQLPVAIPGQNSLARPRSTDQEMQWLSEVGRSPIQTEPPAKNQFFLEPCERGKGAPTGPCEELCKGLPEELCEAMCDDPQREPCKVACVELCEDTPPWELCRDPPMEPCEGPCKEMCKDPPPRKPCEGPLGSPVQGKARLPSIVVEPTEVGEVESGELRWPPDDFLLLEGEDELFTDEEEQAAGPGPGPPALESSLDEVLL
- the LOC120409452 gene encoding uncharacterized protein LOC120409452 isoform X3, which gives rise to MAERTLDCGGAPSQAVLTPGEACTPTQLPVAIPGQNSLARPRSTDQEMQWLSEVGRSPIQTEPPAKNQFFLEPCERGKGAPTGPCEELCKGLPEELCEAMCDDPQREPCKVACVELCEDTPPWELCRDPPMEPCEGPCKEMCKDPPPRKPCEGPLGSPVQGKARLPSIVVEPTEVGEVESGELRWPPDDFLLLEGEDELFTDEEEQAAGPGPGPPALESSLDEVLL